The sequence TTATGgcgcactttaaaacacaccttctctcaactgtagctcacacctaaCTGACTGCAcctaacaagttgaaacttgtcactcactgttactaaggttcgacgttCTGCTTCTCGTaatgaagatccctgctttttcattggatggcactcagcagcagcatttaccgtatttttttttttattatcacaatggaaaggttccgtgtcacacatcgcttctggtacagcaatttctgtccaataaaaacattacaaaaacaaacaaacaaacaaacaaacaaacattacagtgtgtccatcttgaccttattcactggatctggcaccctgcaacttctggctcttccctaaagtcaaaatgattcaggacattgaggcagccacaacagcacaactaaagacactcaagaaagaagacttacagaactgcttcagaaaatggcaagaacagtgggataagtatgtttgaagctagggggagtattttgaggggattaatggcaatgtgtcttttaccgtaacacctacaattttttttaatttaagcatgcactgtattgtttgatcacacctcatagtttCAAAATCGATGTTAGTCCATTAAAgactctgagaagtcctgcagaaAAGTAAGAACTTTTTTTTAGCCCAGTGTTGGCCCCACTTATCCAGGCATCAGAACCTGTTTTTCAACagaacagtttaaaaaaacacttaaaacagcTGTTTGGCAAATATTGCTCCAGACTCAAGAGAAGGCTATTTAACATCGTGAAGGCAATAATGGTAAAACACTTGCTTCTCCTTTGCCCATTCCATGCCCAGGCCAGATATCACTAATCCATCACAGCActgaagtctgaaatgggtctaactgggctaaaatcaaggtgttggcagggctgcggTCCTTCTGAAGGCTCCAGGGGCAAATCTGTTTCCTTACCGTATCCAGTTTCTAATGAccgcctgcattccttggcctgCGggcccttcctctgtcttcaaagccaaCAGCCTAGCATCTTCCaactcacctctctctctctttctttctcttcctctccctctccctcttcctctcacctCTGCTGCCATCATCACATCTTCTTCTTTGACTCTTATAAGGAGCCTCGTGATGACATTCAACCAACCTAGGATACTCTAGGATCATCTCTCCTCTCCAGGTCCTTAATGTAATCCTATCTGTAAAGTCCCTTTTGCGACATAAGGTTCcctattcacaggttccagggattagagcATGGAcattggtgggggggggggacatcATTATCACGTATCATAGAGAGCTGAGGTGGGGACTGAGTGAGAGGGTGCAGGTAAAATGTTTATGTGGCACCTAGTGGTAAAGACTGCTCAGCTAGTACCAGCCATCATGGGATACAGAGCCAGCCAGGGTCCTGGTGTCAGCCACCTCCAACCCACCCCATTCCCCTCTTCCCCCCTGCCAGACCCTGAAGAACCGATGGCTCCAGCAATATAGCCACGACTCGGCAGACCCAGGCATCCTCGTGCTCCTGGCCTGCGGCACCATCTCCAGCACCTGTGGCCAGATAGCCAGTTACCCCCTGGCCCTGGTCCGGACCCGTATGCAGGTCCAAGGTGAGGCCTGGGTGGGAGGATGGGGCAGGGAAGGTCTCACAACTTGGGtcccacctccccttccccagctcctcctcctgggTTGGTAGAATCCCAGGCTGGAATCCTCCTGGATTTGGATGGCCTTGACTTATCCCAACCGTTCTCTGGGACTCAGTGTACCCATTTGTGACACTGGAATGAGAGCCCTTAACCCTGACTAGGAGAACAGATGCAGCGAGTGATGGAAGAGCGCCCTAGCCATCTTAGCCCGGAGGCCGCTTGGTAGACTTTAGCATTTCTGGGCTGGTAACTTGGTATCTAATTTGTAAGGCTGGGTTATAGTGAGGGAAAGGCAAGGAACCAGGTTAAGGAGGAGCGGGGCCAggctggttttgttttattgtgtgtctctttttttttctttgacgaGTTCTTTCCCAGCCTCCCATCTACTATCCCTGAATCTATTTTGGGAATTTCCTCTggaattttagcatttgtatTCTGTAAATTTCTCTGGAGGGTTATCAGTACATAAGACAGATATGGTCCCCCACCCTTAAAGAGCTCACAgactggagaggaagaaagatgcTGAATAAATCTTTCCACAATTGAACATGGATTTAGGGCTGAATAAAGGGGAGAAGGAGCCCGTTAGACTGGGGTGCCCAGGAGGGCTTCCCTGAAGATCTGGCTTTGGAATGGAGGTTGCAAGCATGACAGGGACGAGTAAGAGCTAGCTGGGAGCAGAGAGTGGGACTCCAGTTTCAGGAAGAGGACACTTCTGTGcccttccccaccacacacacacacacacccctgctcTGTTTTGAATCGTTCCCCAAACTTGGGTCATCCAGATTGAAGTGAAAAGGTGGACAGCCCACTCCAAGGCCAGTAGAAGTCCTGACTCTGAGGAGTGGTAGGTCCTACTGTTAGTCTaaccctcctctctcctgctACAATGGCCACCTGGCCCAGCCCTGGGAAgtaggagggggaagggagacgGGGACCTTTGCCTGACCtggccccccgccccctcccagccTCCATCGAGGGCACCCCCCAGCTCTCCATGCTGGGTCTGCTCCGTCACATCTTGTCCCAGGAGGGCGTGCTGGGCCTCTACCGGGGCATCGCCCCCAACTTCATGAAGGTTATCCCGGCTGTGAGCATCTCCTATGTGGTCTACGAGAACATGAAGCAGGCCCTGGGGGTGACGTCCAGGTGAGGGACCCAGAGCCACCCCCACTAAGATCCCTCACCTCAGTCATGACGTCCCCCATACCTCAGCCACTGGAGACTGGTGGCCCAGCCAATGGATCCCAGGGACACACCCACACTCAAACCACTGGATCCCCATACTTCATTCACTGGGTCCTACATCCCACGTCAAGCTATCGGATCTCATGTTTCCCTGTCCCACGCAAACACTAGGACCTGGACCTCAATGTCTTCACCACTGGATCTCCCACAACCCAGCTAACCAACCCTGAAACCCCAACCACAGGAGCACATATCGCCATATCTAAGCACTCAGACCCCAGCTCCCTCAGGCACCAGGTTTAGTGTCCTCATACCACACTGGATCTCAGATCTCCAACTCCACTCGTGGTTCCCAGACCCCATGCTTTAAGCCCTGGATCTCCAAGCTTGGCCACTGGATTCTTGGTATCAAGAAACCTCAGCCACCACATCCTGACAGTGCACTGCCCCGATCCTGGGGCCCCCACACTGGATCCCAGATCCCCTCGCCCCAGCCACTGGATTCCTGAATTCCTTTACCTCCACCCTGAGTCCCAAATCCCTCTGCTTCGAGTACTGGACCCCTACATTTCTACTACTACACCCTCAACCCTCAACCCACCGGTCTCAGATCCCAAGCCTCAACCTGCTGGAACCTGACTCGTAAAACCACAATCACAAGAGCCCAGCGGCAGAGCGAGTGGGTCCTGGCAACTGCAGCTATTGGATCCCCAATCCCTTCACCGCAGGCCCTGGATACTGAAACCTCACTCATAGGAAATGGACTCTGGCCCTTCCAGGCACTGGATTCCAATCCCTTAGCCCCTGGTTTCTGACCCCAATCCTCCCAGGCACTGGCTCCTGAACACTCAGATACCATGTCTAGATCCCAATAGGCTGATCGCAGCATCCTGGATCTCACGTGTCCCCCATCCCAGACACACACCAGCGCCCAGAGACCTCCTCCACCATGACATGAACCCCCGTAGTGTAGGGAGCCTGTGGGAACCCCAGGTCCTGGCCTCCTGAAAACCCATGAGACTTGTCCAGTTTCCTGAAATGGCTCGCACTGACACTGGGTCCACCCCCCCTTCCTTGCATGGCCACACCCTTGGGTCCTATGGGCACACTGCTCCCTCCAATGATCCCCCCCAACCCTCTGCAGTGTCTTCCACTCCCAAACTTGTCGGCTGATAACCCTCAGAGCCTGGGTACCTCTGGAAGAGCCAGCTGCTCTTTCCTGGAGACTGGCAAGGAGGTAATCTGAGGTAGGGGACACATTAAAGGgacctccccccaaccccagcacTGCCAGCCTCTTCTCAGTCTTCAAAGGTGGAAGCCAGGGGCAAATGAACACAGACCACCTTCCCTAAACCCAAGCATCCAATTACGCAAAATGGACCAAATCCCCAGAACTCATTCCAGGTCTATTTTTCTATGGAGAGGAGCAGACATCTTCCAAACCCCCACTCTCACAACTAACCCAAACCCCCAAGACCCCCTCATACATTCTGCACTTTATAGTTGGATCCTGAGCTTAGGATAACTGGGGGACTCCTCACAAGTATTTGGGGAACCCATTAAAGGACTGCAGAAGAGGAACTGGGATGTTTGTAGGGGGTGGAGGACCCCCCCCCCGCAAGGcttccacctcctcccacctACACCAtaccccacctccctgcctgtgtgtgttatttcaaaggaaaagaacaaaaggaatacattttctaAGCtcttttcattgtggtttttactgaAAGGGGATGGGTAGCTGTGGGACTCCTTCAAACTACCCATGGGGAAGGGACATGGGCCACCTTCCGTCACTCACAGTTGAGGAGACCAAGAAATGACtccctctttgagcctcagtttttcacatctgtaaagtgggggcagggagcagtCCATATTCAAGAGCTCTTCTAATTTTCCTGTATTGTTTCTAATTGAACAAGTGTATTCATTTCCTGGTGCTGTCATAATAAGTTACCACAAATGGGGCTTAAAGCAACAAATTTTagattgatattatttttattgtggcaaaatacacatggcataaaatgtaccatcttaaccattttaagtgtacagctcagtggcattaagtgcattcaaATTGTTGTACAACATTCCCCactatctccagaactttctcatcttcccaaattgacactctgtccccattaaacactcattcccctcccctcccccagcccctggccccaccatctacttcctgtctctatgaatctgactcctctggggacctcctgtgagtGGCATCACAGTGTTTGtccttgtgtgtctggcttctctcactgagcatCATGTCCTCAAAGTCCATCCACATCGTAGCAAGTGTcagaatgttcttcctttttaaggttgagtaatctttcattgtctggatggaccactgTGTTTATTCATTCGTCCATCAGTGGATACTTGGGttgttcccaccttttggctatcatgaataaaaaacaacagaggtgtattttctcacagttttggagggcagaagtctgaaatcaaagcgTCAGCACAAtcgtgctccctctgaaggctccaggaGAGGGTCctttctgcctcttccagcttctggtggctgccagccaTCCTTGGTActctttggcttgtagacacatcactccgATTTCTGCCTGTGTTTATATGTCCAAACATGTTCCTGTGTGGACCATGATGGTCACTCTTCAAGATATCCCCTAGTGACTTCTGCCTTTTAGTATTCACATTCTTATGTAATCCCTTTTCTCAAGGGGATTATAAGGTGGGTCTGTATGACCAAGAGAATACAGCAGAAGTGATGGTACATTACTGACAAGATTAGGTTATAAGAGACACTGCAGATAccatgttttgtgttttaagctgCTGTGGTGTATGTGggggataatttgttatgcagcaataactAACTGATACATATACACATCCATAGATATGATTTTTCACACAAATAAGGGATCAAGCTTTGTtaactattttgtatttttacttcatttgaaTTTTGTCATTAGCATCAATTCCCAGGAGGGGTTTGCTGAGTCAAAGGATATGGCTATCTCAGAGTCGTGCCACCAGGAAAAttgtatgtaccgtgtttccctgaaaataagacctagccagaccatcagctctaattcgtattttggagcgaaaattagtataagacccggtcttattttactatataatataatataatataatataatataatataatataatataatataatataatgtaatataatataatataataatacaataccgggtcttaaattaatttttgctccaaaagacacattagagctgattgtctggctaggtcttatttttgggggaaacacggtaatatacACAACTACCAACAAGGAATTAGCATTACCAATTTCACTGCCGCTACACTGGCATCAAgcattagcattttaattttatttaattggacCAACTGACGTCCATTTTCTTGTCTGCATTCTTATACCCCATGACATTATGCCTAGCATTTAGGAGGTCCTGCTAACTGACATGTAGTGTGACACCAGAcaggctgcttttctctttctaagcctcagtttcctcacctaaaaAATAAAGGATGGAGAGGCTCCCTTAGCCGGGGaagtggggggctgtgcccacctctatgaaccccgtgggttctcctgttggtccccactcgactgcgcctgCCTTGAGTTGTCCCCaccctgtggggaatcttactcgtcattggctgaccagccatctttttggggccaaacagggagacataaggtgcaagcaaaaaataaaaataaaaaactaaaaataaataaaggatgttTCCACTGATATCTTTCAAAGGAAAACAGCTTGCATTTATTGAGCAAGTACTATGTACCTTGGCTCTATGCTAAGCCCTTTAATGTATtgtctcattcatttactcatcatatatttattgaacaattacttTGGGCCAGATCCAATTCTGGACACGGGATACGGAAGTGACTAAAGATACATTGACCCTACGTTCCAGTCGGGAGAGACAAACAATACATAACGTAATTGAGTGAATGCATAGTAGTGTAGAAAGCAAtggtgctatggagaaaaataaaggagggaagggggataAGGAATACCACAGGGTGGAGTTTCAATGTTAAAACAGGGTTGTCAGGGAAGGCCTTGAGAAAATGACATCTGAATACAGATTTAAAGATGGTGAAGGAGGGATGCATGGGGATGTGTAGGGAAACTgtatcccaggcagagggaacagccagtgcaaaggtcctggggcaggactGGGCCTGCCATTTTGGAGGAACAGGGAGGAGGCctatgtggctggagcagagtgagcgaggggaagaaagggatgaggtgagggcagggaagggaTGGGGGCAGGTCGTGCAGGGCCTTGTGGGCAACAGGGAGGACTTGAGCTTAACCCCGAGGGAGGTAGGAGCCCtggagggctgtgggcagaggaggGGCGGGACCCGACTCAGATGCTCACAGGTGTCTTCTGATGGCTACAATGGGGAGGACAGACTGGGAGGAAGCAATTCAGGAGCAGTGACAGGTGTGACTAGGATGGAGGTGACTGCACTGGTCCAGGTGAGCAATGATGGGGCTGGACCAGGGTGGTGGCCCTGAACATGGTAAGAAGCAGCCAGATTCTGgatatatgaggtctggcaattaagttaacaaattcatcctagaaaaagtgctacagacctcattgctgactatcactatggtcaccttctaagtactccccttgggaagctatgcacctatgccagtgcctagtccacccttcaaagcaattttggaactctttttctggaatggccatcagagctattgtcgtattatccttgatgtcctgaatgtcatcaaaatgtcttcctttcaatatttcctttatctttgggtaaagaaagaagtcattgagggccagatcaggtgagtagggagggtgttccaatatggttatttgtttactggctaaaaactccctcacagacagtgccatgtgagctggtgcattgtcacgatgcaagagccatgaactattggcgaaaagttcaggtcgttttcgtctaacattttttttttttaaggggaacaggattttattggggaagagtgtgtacttccgggacttttccaagtcaagttgttgtcctttcagtctttagttgtggagggcgcagctcagctccaggtccagttgccgttgttagttgcagggggcgcaggcccaccatcccttgtgggagtcgaaccatcaaccttgtggttgagagcacaggctccaaccaactgaaccatctggccacctgggagctgagcgacagctcattgacttcattctactTGCaaagggcgcagctcgctggcccatgtgggaatcgaactggcagtcctgttgcccagagcccgagctctaaccaactgagccacccatccacccccTCATCtaacttttcagcacttccaaatagtaaacttggttaattgtttgtccagttggtacaaattcataaagaataatccctctgatatcaaaaaagtttagcaacattattttgactcttgatttggactgatctaactttttttggtcgtggagaattggttgacttccattgtgcactttgacactttgtttcggggtcgtattggtacacccatgtttcatcaccagtgatgaCATGgcccaaaaggtcttggcaaacttcgactctgctttgcttttgttcatcgttgagctcctttgggaccatttttgctcacacctttctcatgccaagattttcagttaagattttcctaactgtttttctatcgatgtttacttggtctgctatgcttctcacagtcagctgatgattttgacacacaattcgacgaattttcacagtgtttttgtcagttctgctcattactggcctccctgacctcttTTCGTCaatgacgcgttctctcccctcagaaaaacgtttaatccatttgtgcactGCAGTTTTCTTTATGGTATTacccccataaacttggactaacatgtccccaatttcatttccactcttgccaaatttaacaagaaatttaatgtttttgttcgttactctaattcaagctcagacattctcgcgatggcacacaaaaatatgcaacaataataatgaatgccactcagcaagacaccgccacatgtcgacacaaacacagctgtgaggcaCTAATATACccaggttatgaaaccttaccaagctgtttgtacagtgctgccaatgtaagtgcaaatcttggcaagtttgcgaacttaattgtcagacctcgttttTTGAAGGTTAAACCCACAGGATTTGATGACAGAGTGTGGAcatgagagaaagggaggaatcaGGGATGACATCAAGGTTTTTGATCCAAAGAACTTGGAGAATGGAGGTGCCCTCAATGAACTATTGTTGGATCCTATTGACAGCACTATGTGGTAGAGCTTTGCATTACTTCCAAtgtccagatggggaaactgaagcttaaagaaGTAAAGCGGGTACCCCACCATCACACACAGCAAGAAGTGCCTGAGATAAGATTCcaacccaggtctttctgactccacACTTATGCCTGTCTTCTTTGGGAACCAATTGTGTCTCTTTCCCCCAACGCTCCAGAACCTTTCCATTCTCACTTCCGTCTCTTATTGCCATGACAATGAAAcacagtgtattagtttcctatggctgctgtaacaaatgacccgAAAACTGGTTGCTTAAAACAATACAGATGTTTTATTCTAAAGGGCAGAATCCTGATGTGggtctcactggactaaaatcaagctgtcagcagagctggctccttctggaggcttcgggggagaatctgtttcctggccttttccacCTTCTAAAGGCTGCCTGCATGCTGTGGGtggtggccccttcctccacccgCGAAGCCAGAAATGGCCTTAAAGTTTTTCTTACATCATCTCACTCCAATGCCAACTGTTCTGGCTCCCTCTTCCCTGTCTAAAGATTCATGAGATTACATTGGGCCCATTCGgttaatccagaataatctctccATGTCCTCATCAGCTGGTTAGTAACCTAAATTCCACCCGCAAACTTAATCCCCCCTTTCTCATATAACACCTTCACAGGTTTAGAGGAATTAGGATGTGGAGATTTTAGGGGGAGGCCCTCACTCTGCCCATCATGTCCAGCTAGGTCACAAGGGCCTCTGTGACCTCGTCATCCACTGGGACTCAAATTTGCAAGGTGCCCCTCCCACATGGTTGCTGGTAGGCAAACCTCTCATCAGGCATTTGAACCTCAGTGTGCTGACTCTCTAGTTGCCATGGGAGTCAAACCTGAGGAAGCTCAGAAGCCTTGTTCAAGGGTCCAGACCCTGTTTAAGAGGGTCAAGGCCTTCTTCGCCAAagctccacccccatccccacccccaccacccccacccgtCTCTCAGAACCTGGGCTGTATACATGTGTTTGGGCATGTGCATGAAAATGACCTGCAGCACCTCTCATCACAGCAGGTAAGTTGGGAACTACAGGTCATGCAGTATCTCTAGCCAGGACTGCAGGAGGAGAAAGCCATAGCCCCTCTGCATGGCCCACTCCTCTCCTAGAATTTCATCTTGAAGCAGTGAAGACCAGGGTAGACCTTGCACCAGGAGGGGACTCTGGAGATGTGTCTGGGGAAGCCGCTCCAGCCTGGCTGAGCATGGGCAAGAGCTGGGTCTGCCCTGCAGGTGCTTGACACTGGAGAGCAGCTGATGGTCCCCATGGATGTTCTGGAAGAGGGAAACGAGGGAGCCTGGTGGAAGTTCCTGCTCTCGGGAGCCATGGCTGGGGCAGTGTCTCGCACTGGCACAGCCCCTCTGGACCGTGCCAAGGTGTAtatgcaggtgtgtgtgggggggaggggcacagtgCTGGGGCCACTGGTGTGCAGATGGATAGAAGTGGAGCAGATCGAGTTCAGGATGGGAGTGGTGGGTTTGATTGGAAACAGGTAGGAGGGTGGGGTTGGGACCTTGGCTGAATGGAGACGGAGTGGGGGTTTGAGTTGGAGATGACGATGGAGCTGACATGGGTGGGGCATGGAGAAGAGTGGGGGAAGGAGTTGAAAGAATGGTACCAGGGACCGGGTTGGGTGGGGATCAAGGAATTGGGCCTAGGGGTCTTTGGATGGCTTTGAAGACAAAGTAGgactggagaggagaggaagatgaGGGAGAGATAGGAATGTGGCTTCGTGTTGGGTTTAGGTCTGCGTTGGGCTAGGTAATTCTAGTACTAGCCAGGGAAGGAGCTGGAGAAGGAATGGGGATTAGAGGGGTTGGGGTTGGGTGGCTGGGGGCAGGATGGGCTTGAGCTCCAGGATGGGACAGAGATGGAGGAAGGGTGGAGGGCTCTCACAGGGCCAGAGGCCTCCCTACCCCCAGGTCTACTCCTCCAAGTCGAACTTCATGAACCTGCTGGGGGGGCTACGGAGCATGGTCCAAGAGGGGGGCTTCCGCTCCCTATGGCGAGGCAATGGTATCAATGTACTCAAGATCGCCCCTGAGTATGCCATCAAGTTCTCCGTCTTCGAACAGGTAAGGAATGGTCTGCTTTCCCCAGTCCCACCCTCAAGCCCTCATCTCTTCCATAACCCCTTTCccgccaccaaaaaaaaaaaagcccagatcATTCTCCAAGACACACGTTCACCCTCCAGGTCTCAGACCTCTCCCCTTGGATGGGTTTAAGGTAGGAAGATGGTTATTCTCTCATGCTCCTCTTCCTGTCCTAGTGTAAGAATTACTTCTGTGGAGCGCATGGGTCCCCACCCTTTCAAGAACGTCTCATTGCTGGCTCCCTGGCTGTGGCCACCTCCCAGACGCTCATCAACCCCATGGAGGTAAGATAATACCTCACAGAAGATGAAACAAGATGAAAATTCGTTGTGGGCTGGGCTTCTACCgcttccttctcccccttctccctcctccttcatgtaaaatatatatcaaactTTTATTTCAGATGGTTATCCAGCCACCTCAACACTATTTACTGAGTGGGTGCCATTCTTTCTTCCCCAGTGATCCAAGAAGCCACCTTTGTAATTTAGAAAATTCCTGTATATATTTGGGTTTATATCTGGCCTTTCTCCTCTTGTCTCTCTGGTGTCTGTTCTTGTGCtactatcttttattttatttttctaaagaatagACTATTTTGTAGAGCATTTCTAGGTTCACAGAAAATTTGGGCAGAAAGTACAGAAAGTTCTCATATAATTCTCCCCACATATACAAAGTGTCCACTGTTATTCACATCTTGCATTGGGTCGGATATTTGCTACAATTGACAAGCCAATATGGATGCATTGTCATTAACTGAAGCCCACAGTTGACATTAAGTAGGGTTGTACGTTCCATAGGTTTTAACAAGCGTGTAATGATGTGTGCCCACCATTGCagtgtcatacagaatagttccactgccctaaaaagcCATTCTACCTAttcaccctccctccttccccttgaATCCCTGGCAAGCACTGATCGTTTTACTGTCTATATAATTCGGCctctgtctttaatttttgaggCTTGGTATTATGTTTTATCattctccatccc comes from Rhinolophus ferrumequinum isolate MPI-CBG mRhiFer1 chromosome 18, mRhiFer1_v1.p, whole genome shotgun sequence and encodes:
- the SLC25A41 gene encoding mitochondrial carrier protein SCaMC-3L isoform X2; amino-acid sequence: MVPMDVLEEGNEGAWWKFLLSGAMAGAVSRTGTAPLDRAKVYMQVYSSKSNFMNLLGGLRSMVQEGGFRSLWRGNGINVLKIAPEYAIKFSVFEQCKNYFCGAHGSPPFQERLIAGSLAVATSQTLINPMEMLRCFWLKSGKDMEDPSGLVSLSSVTLSTTCGQMASYPLTLVRTRMQAQDTVECSNPTMCGVFQGILAQQGWRGLYRGMTPTLLKVLPAGGISHMVYEAMKKTLGI